A window of the Lactuca sativa cultivar Salinas chromosome 5, Lsat_Salinas_v11, whole genome shotgun sequence genome harbors these coding sequences:
- the LOC111920018 gene encoding sodium/calcium exchanger NCL2 — protein sequence MAMFAKIAYKTSFLLTTFTLKVTGRLLHYNGSEWLSDKTDDPTPEKRTSLLHLKGVDIQEERCEQMYGFLPCSETLLGHLFLIVVYEYLLYHGESYVASGGKRIFKILGPGIFGASAFHVLGFLPESLILLVSGLWNNKDEAQKYVLTGVGLLAGSTILLLTLLWGTCVIIGSRKFSSESDSSSSLNPNPNPCRKLLSILNDSGVTTDQETSSAARIMVLSIFPFAFLLIPELFGLNPSQGYMILIALPVSIMFLLVYFIYQVLEPSIQKRRLSYVKHENLVVDILKHLQEHTAEKLLTIDGSANLSAIKGFFTKIDHDGDNYISFSELKDLLQDIKFRQLTWNKETRMEEIMKEFDKDSDSKVSMEEFVDRFTKWLDETKGAVDDRPYRSIRSWKDLYQIVQPWVQTKKKEEEMMKLLVSEIIRHVQSFPLGNLYNEDGTPNIYAIKGLFERIDVDKDNCVSHSELKRLIMEVYSEKMPWNVDEATDQIMQDFDKSIDQGIDEQEFIDRFKQWLCSSNDHTYVPMSPEAQSDPSLKPWEQWMDDGVDRSSWAWIKATSLLVLGIAMLALLAEPLIHSVQNVSSAANIPSFFVSFIFVPLATNARAAISAIKTASQRKERTTSLTFSELYHGVFMNNVLGFSVLLTVIYFRGLTWDFSGELLAVLMVCIIVGATTSFRSKFTLWSSFIAYLLYPLSLIFVYVFNKL from the exons ATGGCAATGTTTGCAAAAATCGCATACAAAACTTCGTTTCTTCTTACCACATTCACATTGAAGGTTACAGGCCGATTGTTACATTACAATGGTTCTGAGTGGCTTTCAGATAAAACTGATGATCCAACTCCAGAGAAGAGAACATCTTTATTGCATCTCAAAGGAGTTGATATTCAAGAAGAGCGTTGTGAGCAAATGTATGGTTTTTTGCCATGTTCAGAAACTCTGCTAGGCCATCTTTTCCTTATTGTGGTTTATGAGTACTTGTTGTATCATGGAGAATCGTATGTTGCTTCTGGGGGAAAACGGATTTTCAAGATTCTTGGTCCTGGTATCTTTGGTGCAAGTGCTTTTCATGTCCTTGGCTTCCTTCCCGAGTCATTGATACTTCTAG TATCTGGACTTTGGAACAATAAAGATGAAGCTCAAAAGTATGTCTTAACTGGAGTTGGCTTGCTAGCCGGATCCACTATTCTCCTCCTCACGTTATTGTGGGGAACTTGTGTCATCATTGGCAGTCGAAAATTTTCCTCAGAATCTGATTCCAGTTCTTCACTGAATCCAAACCCAAATCCATGCAGAAAGCTACTTTCGATTCTAAATG ATTCTGGTGTCACTACCGATCAAGAGACAAGCTCTGCAGCCAGGATTATGGTTCTTTCGATTTTTCCATTCGCATTTCTCTTAATCCCAGAGCTATTTGGTCTAAATCCATCTCAGGGATACATGATCTTAATCGCTCTTCCTGTTTCGATCATGTTCTTGCTCGTATACTTTATCTATCAG GTGCTCGAGCCTTCGATCCAAAAAAGAAGACTATCGTACGTGAAACACGAGAATTTAGTTGTAGACATATTAAAACATCTTCAGGAACACACCGCAGAAAAATTACTTACAATAGATGGTTCAGCGAACTTATCTGCAATAAAAGG TTTCTTTACGAAGATTGACCATGATGGTGATAACTACATATCTTTTTCAGAACTCAAAGACCTTCTCCAGGATATTAAGTTCAGGCAATTAACATGGAACAAGGAGACAAGAATGGAAGAAATCATGAAAGAATTCGATAAAGATTCCGATAGTAAAGTATCTATGGAAGAATTCGTCGATAGATTTACAAAATGGCTCGATGAGACAAAGGGCGCAGTGGATGATCGGCCTTATCGCTCAATTAGGTCGTGGAAGGACTTATATCAA ATTGTTCAACCATGGGTTCAGAccaaaaagaaagaagaagagatGATGAAGCTCCTGGTATCTGAGATTATTCGACATGTCCAAAGCTTCCCATTAGGAAACTTGTACAACGAAGATGGAACACCGAATATATACGCAATAAAAGG GTTGTTTGAAAGAATTGATGTTGATAAAGATAATTGTGTATCACATTCCGAATTGAAGAGATTGATCATGGAAGTCTATTCGGAGAAGATGCCATGGAATGTTGATGAAGCAACCGATCAAATAATGCAAGATTTTGACAAAAGCATAGATCAAGGAATAGATGAACAAGAGTTCATAGATAGATTTAAACAATGGCTCTGTTCATCTAATGACCATACCTACGTTCCCATGTCGCCGGAGGCTCAGAGTGATCCATCCCTG AAACCATGGGAACAATGGATGGACGATGGTGTAGATAGATCGAGTTGGGCGTGGATAAAGGCTACATCTTTATTGGTTCTTGGGATAGCCATGTTAGCACTTTTGGCTGAACCTCTGATACACAGTGTTCAGAACGTCTCCTCTGCTGCAAACATACCGTCATTCTTTGTCTCTTTTATCTTTGTTCCACTGGCCACAAACGCTAGAGCAGCAATTTCCGCGATCAAAACTGCAAGCCAAAGGAAAGAACGAACCACTTCCTTGACTTTCTCCGAG TTATATCACGGCGTGTTCATGAATAACGTTCTTGGATTTTCTGTTCTTTTGACGGTCATATATTTTCGGGGCTTGACATGGGATTTCTCTGGCGAACTATTGGCGGTGTTGATGGTTTGTATCATTGTGGGGGCGACAACGAGCTTTAGGTCGAAGTTTACCCTTTGGTCGTCATTCATAGCCTATCTACTCTACCCATTATCTTTGATATTTGTTTACGTGTTTAATAAACTATAG
- the LOC111920019 gene encoding uncharacterized protein LOC111920019 has product MFHKRTLFFPKHVSIERARVSRYLSILRRDIQEFVAKSSYRTLAELQTNSRRREIELEIQTREEREHHGKERRPIQSQSATKRAKPADSRAGGYKGRTCGKCGKSHEEFCRSWICYKCGKEGYMVRDCPKGFLVFFHCNQTGHRNTECPQLTQGPAHASSPAALHVTDGRPGKAETSRARGRSFQQTAEKVLAAPDVVVGTFLVSYVPTLVLLESGASRSFISLTFSRHISVRRKALSRPLRVSIADEHAVFSIDVFWGCVLVIFGVELVIDWCL; this is encoded by the exons atgttccataaGAGGACATTGTTCTTCCCTAAGCATGTGTCTATTGAGCGGGCACGAGtgagccggtatttgagcatcttgaggagagatattcaggAGTTTGTGGCAAAATCATCATATCGGACATTGGCTGAGTTGCAGACAAATTCCAGGAGGagagagattgagctggagattcAGACTAGAGAGGAACGTGAGCATCATGGGAAAGAAAGAAGACCAATTCAGTCGCAGTCGGCGacgaagcgggctaagcccgctgattcaaGAGCAGGAGGCTacaagggccgcacttgtggcaagtgcggcaagagccatgaggaATTTTGCCGATcatggatttgctacaaatgtggcaaggaggggtacATGGTGAGGGACTGTCCCAAGGGATTTTTGGttttctttcattgcaaccagactggccaccgGAATACCGAGTGTCCTCAGCTCACTCAGGGACCAGCCCATGCTTCTTCTCCTGCTGCTTTACACGTTACTGATGGTCGGCCGGGGAAGGCCGAGACTTCGAGAGCTCGTGGGAGATCATTCCAACAGACTGCGGAGAAGGTCCTCGCAGCGCCTGATGTCGTTGTTG gtacttttcttgtgagttatgtgcctACCTTGGTGTTATTAgaatcgggtgcgagtcgatctttcatATCCTTAACCTTTAGTCGTCACATTAGTGTTAGACGCAAGGCGTTGAGTCGACcgttgagggtttctatagccgatgagcatgcggttttttccaTTGATGTATTTTGGGGATGTGTATTAgtgattttcggtgttgagttagTGATAGACTGGTGTCTATAG